A genome region from Panicum virgatum strain AP13 chromosome 4K, P.virgatum_v5, whole genome shotgun sequence includes the following:
- the LOC120703617 gene encoding uncharacterized protein LOC120703617 — protein MEVEPPHAAAAAVAAALLKCRADGGEARLEACGKAAARSPSREAQEPDGTPRTGRRRGEEGQEVVEAEEEPLRRGLAAAQARARARRKAGHATPSPSWKLEPSPPRLEESASAAAAEADAGAGRRGAPVASARQLGATLWEIQDVIRVAGAGRRIRRRGRRVPAVDEANADADRPRSSGGFGAHVATSVMEHDKLHEERCPSRQPLSPASYTSSVGATTVNLVSPARSLDCKARFRQAGNDLKTSTELLKVLNRIWSLEEQHAADVSAMKGLKRELHHAQACIQELMQERQRYHHEIDSLARQVTEDKMARRNKDQEKIKAALRSVQEELEDERRLRKHSETLHRKLGRELSEMKSAFCKAVKALEKEKKTTCLLEDLCDEFAKGIRNYEEEVRMLKQKHVKEYEHKFDKSVVHISEAWLDERMQIQKTDTRGDLSGKTSITERLSSEIESFLHHAKRFDNSKNDNLNIVNEKRDASFCRQSLESVHLNGATSAPRLAEDDDGSSIASDLHCLELNMHGGGIKSHDLAGTRRRVISSMHSPMRRLEYSNGVSVEGSPMSNAPTCSKKDKVRSSIGRQQFIASTPEISSRNDAGLASTDEQNETVMTQVSRRLRDDLLKIKSVAPQHAYLGHKSNQPRTNQFHEYATLRDLCDVRSPARHLNNPAKALECEISESPAHQLVGTKENTLKAKLLQARLEGQHARMSALVFPLISTRRK, from the exons ATGGAGGTGGAGCCGCCGCATGCTGCCGCGGCCGCTGTAGCAGCAGCGCTCCTGAAATGCCGCGCCGACGGCGGGGAGGCAAGGCTCGAGGCCTGCGGTAAGGCGGCCGCCAGGAGCCCGAGCCGCGAGGCGCAAGAACCGGACGGCACCCCCCgtacgggccgccgccgcggggaggaggggcaGGAGGTGGTGGAAGCGGAGGAGGAGCCGCTGCGACGGGGGCTCGCGGCGGCCCAGGCGCGCGCTCGGGCGCGGCGGAAGGCCGGGCacgccacgccgtcgccgtcctggaagctggagccgtcgccgccgcggctggaGGAGtcagcgtcggcggcggcggccgaggcggaCGCGGGGGCGGGGAGGCGGGGCGCGCCGGTCGCGTCGGCGCGGCAGCTGGGCGCCACCCTGTGGGAGATCCAGGACGTCATCCGCGTCGCCGGCGCGgggcgccggatccgccgccgtgGACGGAGGGTGCCCGCCGTCGACGAGGCGAATGCGGATGCGGATCGG CCACGGAGTTCAGGTGGCTTTGGAGCACATGTTGCCACTTCAGTGATGGAGCATGATAAGTTACATGAAGAAAGATGCCCTTCAAGGCAGCCTCTTTCTCCTGCGAGTTACACTAGCTCAGTTGGG GCAACAACGGTGAATCTTGTCAGCCCAGCTCGGTCGTTGGATTGCAAAGCTAGATTTAGGCAGGCAGGTAATGATCTTAAAACATCAACAGAGCTATTGAAAGTTCTCAATCGAATTTGGAGCTTGGAAGAGCAGCATGCAGCTGATGTGTCAGCAATGAAGGGATTGAAACGAGAGTTGCATCATGCCCAGGCATGCATTCAAGAACTTATGCAAGAGAGGCAGAGGTATCACCACGAAATTGATTCTCTAGCAAGGCAAGTCACTGAAGATAAAATGGCTCGGAGGAACAAGGACCAAGAGAAGATCAAAGCAGCCCTTCGTTCAGTGCAAGAGGAGCTTGAAGATGAGAGACGTCTGAGGAAGCATTCTGAGACTCTCCACAGAAAGCTAGGCAGAGAGCTCTCTGAGATGAAATCAGCATTTTGCAAGGCTGTCAAGGCTCtggagaaagagaagaagacAACCTGCCTGTTGGAAGATCTTTGTGATGAGTTTGCAAAAGGAATTAGAAACTACGAGGAGGAAGTCAGGATGTTGAAGCAAAAGCATGTAAAGGAGTATGAGCACAAGTTCGATAAGTCAGTAGTTCATATTTCAGAAGCATGGCTTGATGAGCGAATGCAGATACAAAAGACTGATACGAGGGGAGATTTGTCAGGAAAAACCTCAATCACAGAGCGGCTGAGCAGTGAGATTGAGAGTTTTCTTCATCATGCTAAAAGGTTCGATAACTCCAAGAATGATAATTTAAACATTGTTAATGAAAAGCGAGATGCAAGTTTTTGCCGGCAATCCCTTGAATCTGTGCACCTTAATGGAGCCACTAGCGCCCCTCGGCTAGCTGAAGATGACGATGGCAGTTCTATTGCCAGTGATCTGCATTGCCTTGAACTGAACATGCATGGAGGTGGCATTAAAAGCCATGATCTTGCAGGCACTCGAAGGAGGGTCATAAGCTCCATGCATTCACCAATGAGAAGATTGGAATATTCTAATGGTGTATCTGTTGAAGGCTCACCAATGTCAAATGCACCAACTTGCTCAAAGAAAGACAAGGTGAGGTCTAGCATTGGCCGACAACAATTTATTGCTTCAACACCAGAAATTAGCTCACGCAATGATGCTGGCCTTGCCTCCACAGACGAGCAGAATGAAACTGTTATGACCCAAGTCTCTCGCCGATTACGTGATGACCTGTTGAAGATCAAATCAGTGGCTCCTCAACATGCATATCTAGGGCACAAATCAAACCAGCCCCGGACAAATCAGTTTCATGAATATGCTACCTTACGGGATCTTTGCGATGTGCGCAGTCCAGCACGGCATCTGAATAATCCTGCCAAGGCCCTGGAATGCGAGATATCTGAATCCCCAGCACATCAGCTGGTAGGCACAAAGGAGAACACTCTGAAAGCGAAGCTACTTCAAGCAAGGTTGGAGGGGCAGCATGCTCGAATGAGCGCATTGGTATTCCCCTTAATCAGCACAAGGAGGAAATGA